A region from the Vicia villosa cultivar HV-30 ecotype Madison, WI linkage group LG3, Vvil1.0, whole genome shotgun sequence genome encodes:
- the LOC131660689 gene encoding chorismate mutase 2-like isoform X3 encodes MVPCLISFYAKLRTFKPRKIHEPRRKSISRKFVTFDYTTLQFLKAASININKNIRKIYFNDILPLFIASGDDGNYAQTAANDLTVLQAISKRIHYGKFVAETKFRKSPRDYKPLIRVKDREALMKLLVDKRVEKMVLKRVEKKAMVFGQEVSLDPNVKGKYKVDPSIVYSLYKKWIIPMTKDVEVEYLLRRLD; translated from the exons ATGGTTCCTTGTTTGATTTCATTCTACGCCAAACTGAGGACATTCAAGCCAAG GAAGATACATGAACCCCGAAGAAAATCCATATCAAGAAAATTTGTCACCTTCGATTATACCACATTACAATTTCTCAAAG CAGCTTCAATTAACATAAACAAGAACAttagaaaaatatatttcaacGATATACTCCCACTTTTTATTGCTTCTGGAGATGATGGCAATTATGCACAAACTGCGGCCAACGATCTTACAGTATTGCAG GCCATCTCTAAAAGGATTCATTATGGAAAGTTTGTAGCTGAGACAAAGTTTAGAAAATCTCCTCGTGACTATAAGCCTTTAATTCGTGTCAAG GACAGAGAAGCATTGATGAAATTGTTGGTAGATAAGAGAGTAGAAAAGATGGTTCTAAAGAGAGTTGAAAAGAAGGCAATGGTGTTTGGTCAAGAAGTGAGCCTTGATCCTAATGTCAAAGGAAAATACAAGGTTGATCCATCAATAGTTTATAGTTTGTATAAAAAATGGATAATACCCATGACAAAAGATGTTGAAGTCGAGTATTTGTTACGTCGTCTCGATTGA
- the LOC131660689 gene encoding chorismate mutase 2-like isoform X1, translating into MFRFLVVVAVITMLVSCTVTHRMAKANEYTLESVRASLIQQEDTIIFSLIERARFPLNSPTYQQNYSSVLNFSGSLFDFILHQTEDIQAKTGRYMNPEENPYQENLSPSIIPHYNFSKFLHHAAASININKNIRKIYFNDILPLFIASGDDGNYAQTAANDLTVLQAISKRIHYGKFVAETKFRKSPRDYKPLIRVKDREALMKLLVDKRVEKMVLKRVEKKAMVFGQEVSLDPNVKGKYKVDPSIVYSLYKKWIIPMTKDVEVEYLLRRLD; encoded by the exons ATGTTTCGATTTCTAGTTGTTGTGGCTGTAATAACAATGTTGGTGAGTTGTACGGTTACCCACAGAATGGCGAAAGCAAATGAATACACACTTGAATCAGTGAGAGCGTCTTTGATTCAACAAGAAGATACgataatatttagtttgattgagAGAGCAAGGTTTCCTCTCAATTCTCCTACCTATCAACAAAACTACTCTTCCGTTCTCAACTTTTCTGGTTCTTTGTTTGATTTCATTCTACACCAAACTGAGGACATTCAAGCCAAG ACAGGAAGATACATGAACCCCGAAGAAAATCCATATCAAGAAAATTTGTCACCTTCGATTATACCACATTACAATTTCTCAAAG TTTTTGCATCATGCAGCAGCTTCAATTAACATAAACAAGAACAttagaaaaatatatttcaacGATATACTCCCACTTTTTATTGCTTCTGGAGATGATGGCAATTATGCACAAACTGCGGCCAACGATCTTACAGTATTGCAG GCCATCTCTAAAAGGATTCATTATGGAAAGTTTGTAGCTGAGACAAAGTTTAGAAAATCTCCTCGTGACTATAAGCCTTTAATTCGTGTCAAG GACAGAGAAGCATTGATGAAATTGTTGGTAGATAAGAGAGTAGAAAAGATGGTTCTAAAGAGAGTTGAAAAGAAGGCAATGGTGTTTGGTCAAGAAGTGAGCCTTGATCCTAATGTCAAAGGAAAATACAAGGTTGATCCATCAATAGTTTATAGTTTGTATAAAAAATGGATAATACCCATGACAAAAGATGTTGAAGTCGAGTATTTGTTACGTCGTCTCGATTGA
- the LOC131660689 gene encoding chorismate mutase 2-like isoform X4: MNPEENPYQENLSPSIIPHYNFSKFLHHAAASININKNIRKIYFNDILPLFIASGDDGNYAQTAANDLTVLQAISKRIHYGKFVAETKFRKSPRDYKPLIRVKDREALMKLLVDKRVEKMVLKRVEKKAMVFGQEVSLDPNVKGKYKVDPSIVYSLYKKWIIPMTKDVEVEYLLRRLD; the protein is encoded by the exons ATGAACCCCGAAGAAAATCCATATCAAGAAAATTTGTCACCTTCGATTATACCACATTACAATTTCTCAAAG TTTTTGCATCATGCAGCAGCTTCAATTAACATAAACAAGAACAttagaaaaatatatttcaacGATATACTCCCACTTTTTATTGCTTCTGGAGATGATGGCAATTATGCACAAACTGCGGCCAACGATCTTACAGTATTGCAG GCCATCTCTAAAAGGATTCATTATGGAAAGTTTGTAGCTGAGACAAAGTTTAGAAAATCTCCTCGTGACTATAAGCCTTTAATTCGTGTCAAG GACAGAGAAGCATTGATGAAATTGTTGGTAGATAAGAGAGTAGAAAAGATGGTTCTAAAGAGAGTTGAAAAGAAGGCAATGGTGTTTGGTCAAGAAGTGAGCCTTGATCCTAATGTCAAAGGAAAATACAAGGTTGATCCATCAATAGTTTATAGTTTGTATAAAAAATGGATAATACCCATGACAAAAGATGTTGAAGTCGAGTATTTGTTACGTCGTCTCGATTGA
- the LOC131660689 gene encoding chorismate mutase 2-like isoform X2, protein MFQFLVMVIMLVSCIERYRIVKADECTLESVRESLIRQEDTIIFSLIERARFPLNSLTYQQNYSSIPNFYGSLFDFILRQTEDIQAKTGRYMNPEENPYQENLSPSIIPHYNFSKFLHHAAASININKNIRKIYFNDILPLFIASGDDGNYAQTAANDLTVLQAISKRIHYGKFVAETKFRKSPRDYKPLIRVKDREALMKLLVDKRVEKMVLKRVEKKAMVFGQEVSLDPNVKGKYKVDPSIVYSLYKKWIIPMTKDVEVEYLLRRLD, encoded by the exons ATGTTTCAATTTCTAGTTATGGTTATTATGTTGGTGAGTTGTATAGAAAGATACAGAATAGTAAAAGCAGATGAATGCACACTTGAATCAGTGAGAGAGTCTTTAATCAGACAAGAAGATACaataatatttagtttgattgagAGAGCAAGGTTTCCTCTCAATTCTCTTACCTATCAACAAAACTACTCTTCCATTCCCAACTTTTATGGTTCCTTGTTTGATTTCATTCTACGCCAAACTGAGGACATTCAAGCCAAG ACAGGAAGATACATGAACCCCGAAGAAAATCCATATCAAGAAAATTTGTCACCTTCGATTATACCACATTACAATTTCTCAAAG TTTTTGCATCATGCAGCAGCTTCAATTAACATAAACAAGAACAttagaaaaatatatttcaacGATATACTCCCACTTTTTATTGCTTCTGGAGATGATGGCAATTATGCACAAACTGCGGCCAACGATCTTACAGTATTGCAG GCCATCTCTAAAAGGATTCATTATGGAAAGTTTGTAGCTGAGACAAAGTTTAGAAAATCTCCTCGTGACTATAAGCCTTTAATTCGTGTCAAG GACAGAGAAGCATTGATGAAATTGTTGGTAGATAAGAGAGTAGAAAAGATGGTTCTAAAGAGAGTTGAAAAGAAGGCAATGGTGTTTGGTCAAGAAGTGAGCCTTGATCCTAATGTCAAAGGAAAATACAAGGTTGATCCATCAATAGTTTATAGTTTGTATAAAAAATGGATAATACCCATGACAAAAGATGTTGAAGTCGAGTATTTGTTACGTCGTCTCGATTGA